One genomic segment of Streptomyces liangshanensis includes these proteins:
- a CDS encoding MbtH family protein — MTNPFDDESERFVVLVNAEGQYSLWPARLDIPGGWRAEGPEQSRQECLDLIEGAWSDMRPAGLVRAMEGEAG, encoded by the coding sequence GTGACCAATCCTTTCGACGACGAATCCGAGCGGTTCGTGGTGCTGGTGAACGCCGAGGGGCAGTACTCGCTGTGGCCCGCGCGGCTCGACATTCCGGGTGGCTGGCGCGCCGAGGGGCCGGAGCAGTCGCGACAGGAATGCCTGGACCTGATCGAGGGCGCCTGGAGTGACATGCGGCCCGCCGGCCTGGTGCGGGCGATGGAGGGCGAGGCCGGGTAG
- a CDS encoding flavin reductase family protein has product MTVSIERAAGITRGPVPGTPDEILRRTLRRHAAGVTVITVPGLAGFTATSFTSVSLEPALVSFCLGLTASTFPAVQRADRFAVHVLGAGNTTLARQFARSGIDRFDGVPWSEEADGLPVLDGVPAWLSARVTLRQRVGDHLLVVGEIDAGGGHGEGDALVHHNGAFAVPVSLPSRTGE; this is encoded by the coding sequence ATGACCGTGTCCATCGAACGCGCAGCCGGAATCACCCGGGGGCCGGTGCCCGGCACCCCCGACGAGATACTCCGGCGCACCCTGCGCCGGCACGCGGCCGGGGTCACCGTGATCACGGTCCCCGGGCTGGCCGGTTTCACCGCCACCTCGTTCACGTCCGTCTCCCTGGAGCCCGCCCTCGTCTCCTTCTGCCTCGGTCTCACGGCGTCGACGTTCCCCGCCGTGCAGCGCGCCGACCGCTTCGCGGTGCACGTGCTGGGCGCCGGGAACACCACGCTGGCCCGGCAGTTCGCGCGCAGCGGCATCGACCGCTTCGACGGGGTCCCGTGGTCGGAGGAGGCCGACGGGCTGCCCGTGCTCGACGGTGTCCCGGCCTGGCTCAGCGCCCGGGTGACGCTCCGCCAGCGCGTGGGGGACCACCTCCTCGTCGTCGGCGAGATCGACGCGGGCGGCGGCCACGGCGAGGGGGACGCCCTCGTCCACCACAACGGCGCGTTCGCCGTGCCCGTGAGCCTTCCGTCGCGGACGGGGGAGTGA
- a CDS encoding alpha/beta hydrolase, producing MTGLFTAPAPSTPTLGRSWRQPEGIDPRGTLLVLPGRGEHPLVYERFGRRLAADGYQVHALATTPGDRTEDVLARAAEAAGRDPVAPVILVGSDTGALQALHTAADADPRLTVAGIVVAGAAPTTDAATGAAPTTAAREAGAPQDAAGPWQAELAARTACPAHRKRLTEDVAFVRGSLDAAVPDRLRSEARPAVPALVLHGAADPVTPLGQARELAARLPRATLGVVRDGLHDVLNDASHRTTAAVVVLWLERLRADPTGRPILTVEEPAEPEAAEQVEEGAEGARS from the coding sequence ATGACCGGCCTGTTCACCGCCCCGGCCCCCAGCACCCCGACCCTCGGGCGCAGTTGGCGGCAGCCCGAGGGCATCGACCCGCGCGGCACGCTGCTCGTACTGCCGGGCCGGGGCGAACACCCGCTGGTGTACGAGCGGTTCGGGCGCCGGCTCGCCGCCGACGGCTACCAGGTCCACGCCCTCGCGACCACGCCCGGCGACCGGACCGAGGACGTCCTCGCCCGGGCGGCCGAGGCCGCGGGGCGCGATCCCGTCGCCCCGGTGATCCTCGTCGGCAGCGACACGGGCGCCCTCCAGGCCCTCCACACGGCCGCCGACGCCGACCCCCGGCTGACCGTCGCGGGCATCGTCGTGGCGGGTGCCGCCCCGACGACGGACGCGGCTACCGGTGCCGCCCCGACCACGGCCGCCCGGGAAGCCGGGGCGCCGCAGGACGCGGCGGGGCCCTGGCAGGCCGAGCTGGCGGCCCGTACCGCCTGCCCGGCGCACCGCAAACGGCTCACCGAGGACGTCGCGTTCGTACGGGGGAGCCTCGACGCCGCCGTACCGGACCGGCTGCGGTCCGAGGCGCGGCCCGCCGTGCCCGCCCTCGTCCTGCACGGCGCGGCCGACCCGGTCACGCCCCTGGGGCAGGCGCGCGAGCTGGCGGCCCGGCTCCCGCGCGCCACGCTCGGGGTGGTGCGCGACGGGCTGCACGACGTCCTCAACGACGCCTCGCACCGCACCACGGCGGCGGTGGTCGTCCTGTGGCTGGAGCGCTTGCGCGCGGATCCCACCGGGCGCCCGATCCTCACCGTCGAGGAACCGGCGGAACCGGAAGCAGCGGAACAGGTCGAAGAAGGCGCGGAAGGCGCGCGTTCGTGA
- a CDS encoding LLM class flavin-dependent oxidoreductase, with protein MTEQHSSAARAPHSVEFIGMIGTQDSSETRPPSGPQIDRAYTARFARAHEDAGFDRILIGYSSGRPDGAQVAAYVAAHTERLGLLVAHRPGFIAPTLAARSFATLDQFTGGRVAVHTITGGHDAEQRRDGDYLDKEERYDRTDEYLSVLRRAWSSGEPFSHQGRHYRFEDYGSQVLPVHASGIPLYFGGSSEAAYRVGGKHADTFALWGEPLAETAEQIASVRAAAVAAGRTELPGISVSFRPILAPTEELAWERAHRILDTIKSGAGKPFFAESRRHQGPEGPQNTGSQRLLAAAAKGDLHDRALWTPTASATGAGGNTTALVGTPETVAQALLDYVDIGVTTLLIRGYDPLDDAIDYGRHLLPLVRQELAHRKAAAAASVSDGPALAPAGSAR; from the coding sequence ATGACCGAGCAGCACTCCTCCGCCGCCCGCGCCCCGCACTCCGTCGAGTTCATCGGCATGATCGGTACGCAGGACTCCTCGGAGACCAGGCCCCCGAGCGGCCCCCAGATCGACCGGGCCTACACCGCCCGCTTCGCCCGCGCCCACGAGGACGCCGGCTTCGACCGGATCCTCATCGGCTACAGCTCGGGCCGGCCCGACGGCGCCCAGGTCGCCGCGTACGTCGCCGCGCACACCGAACGGCTCGGCCTGCTGGTCGCCCACCGCCCCGGCTTCATCGCGCCGACGCTCGCCGCCCGCAGCTTCGCCACGCTGGACCAGTTCACCGGCGGGCGCGTCGCCGTGCACACCATCACCGGCGGCCACGACGCCGAGCAGCGCAGGGACGGCGACTACCTGGACAAGGAGGAGCGCTACGACCGCACCGACGAGTATCTTTCCGTCCTGCGCCGGGCCTGGTCCTCCGGCGAACCGTTCAGCCACCAGGGCCGCCACTACCGTTTCGAGGACTACGGCTCCCAGGTGCTGCCCGTCCACGCGTCCGGTATCCCGCTCTACTTCGGCGGTTCCTCCGAGGCCGCCTACCGCGTGGGCGGCAAGCACGCCGACACCTTCGCCCTGTGGGGCGAGCCGCTCGCCGAGACGGCCGAGCAGATCGCGTCCGTCCGCGCGGCGGCCGTCGCGGCGGGCCGTACCGAACTCCCGGGAATCAGCGTGTCGTTCCGGCCGATCCTGGCGCCCACCGAGGAACTGGCCTGGGAACGCGCCCATCGCATCCTGGACACCATCAAGTCCGGTGCGGGCAAGCCCTTCTTCGCCGAGTCGCGCCGCCACCAGGGCCCCGAGGGGCCGCAGAACACCGGCTCGCAGCGGCTCCTCGCGGCCGCCGCGAAGGGCGACCTGCACGACCGCGCGCTGTGGACGCCGACCGCCTCCGCGACCGGCGCGGGAGGCAACACCACGGCGCTCGTGGGCACTCCGGAGACCGTCGCCCAGGCACTGCTCGACTACGTCGACATCGGTGTGACGACCCTCCTCATCCGGGGGTACGACCCGCTCGACGACGCCATCGACTACGGCCGCCACCTCCTCCCGCTCGTCCGCCAGGAACTCGCCCACCGGAAGGCCGCCGCGGCCGCCTCCGTGTCGGACGGGCCCGCCCTCGCCCCCGCCGGAAGCGCCCGATGA
- a CDS encoding acyl-CoA dehydrogenase family protein, translated as MTPTHRTADQDRTLPSLPPLPALPPLRLDLLPAVTESLAARAAEHDRDASFPAEAFPLLHGAGLLTATVAARHGGPGAGLADTARILRALGAGDPAAALVTAMTLFTHAAEARTPGGWPPALYADLLDHSAKGPALVNALRVEPELGSPVRGGLPATTARRDGDRWLLTGRKIYSTGAVGLSRLLVFARTDEDPVRVGSFVVRAGSPGLAIEPTWDHVGLRASRSDDVVLDSVPVPLGDVLGLAEAGSTPGARPDPETGAWNALGLSALYLGVAGAARDWLTRFLHERVPTSLGAPLATLPRFQSAVGEIETALFGADTLVDTLAARVDAGDRTAAGQAGAVKVLATRAAIGAVEQAVALTGNHGLTRANSLQRHYRDVLCSRVHTPQDDSVLLTAGRDALARALETGADHETSTDRADPESDAGHAAPAPVPGPSVPSTPDPRSHDRRSAPKGT; from the coding sequence GTGACCCCCACCCACCGGACAGCGGACCAGGACCGCACCCTGCCGTCTCTCCCGCCTCTGCCTGCCCTGCCACCCCTGCGCCTCGACCTGCTGCCCGCCGTCACCGAGAGCCTCGCCGCCCGCGCGGCCGAGCACGACCGCGACGCGTCCTTCCCCGCCGAGGCCTTCCCCCTCCTGCACGGGGCGGGCCTGCTCACCGCCACCGTCGCCGCCCGCCACGGCGGCCCCGGCGCGGGCCTCGCCGACACCGCCCGGATCCTGCGCGCGCTCGGCGCGGGCGACCCCGCCGCCGCCCTCGTCACGGCGATGACCCTGTTCACCCACGCGGCCGAGGCCCGTACGCCCGGCGGCTGGCCGCCCGCCCTCTACGCGGACCTCCTGGACCACTCGGCGAAGGGCCCTGCCCTCGTCAACGCCCTGCGTGTGGAGCCCGAGTTGGGCAGTCCGGTACGGGGCGGCCTGCCCGCCACCACCGCCCGGCGCGACGGCGACCGGTGGCTGCTCACCGGCCGGAAGATCTACTCGACCGGGGCCGTCGGCCTCAGCCGGCTGCTGGTCTTCGCACGGACCGACGAGGACCCGGTGCGCGTCGGTTCGTTCGTCGTCCGCGCGGGCAGCCCGGGCCTGGCGATCGAGCCGACCTGGGACCACGTCGGCCTGCGCGCGAGCCGCAGCGACGACGTCGTCCTCGACTCCGTGCCCGTACCGCTCGGCGACGTCCTCGGCCTCGCCGAGGCGGGCTCGACCCCCGGCGCCCGGCCCGATCCCGAGACCGGCGCGTGGAACGCGCTCGGGCTGTCCGCGCTGTACCTCGGCGTGGCGGGGGCGGCCCGCGACTGGCTCACGCGCTTCCTCCACGAGCGGGTCCCGACGTCCCTCGGCGCGCCGCTGGCCACCCTGCCCCGCTTCCAGAGCGCCGTCGGCGAGATCGAGACCGCGCTGTTCGGCGCGGACACCCTCGTGGACACGCTCGCCGCCCGGGTCGACGCGGGGGACCGTACGGCGGCCGGACAGGCGGGCGCCGTCAAGGTCCTCGCCACCCGGGCCGCCATCGGCGCCGTCGAACAGGCGGTGGCCCTGACCGGCAACCACGGGCTGACCCGCGCCAACTCCCTCCAGCGGCACTACCGGGACGTCCTGTGCAGCCGGGTCCACACCCCGCAGGACGACTCGGTGCTCCTCACCGCCGGCCGTGACGCACTCGCCCGGGCGCTCGAAACCGGTGCCGACCACGAAACAAGCACCGACCGCGCCGACCCCGAGTCCGATGCCGGGCACGCAGCGCCCGCCCCCGTCCCCGGCCCGTCCGTCCCCTCCACTCCCGACCCCCGGTCGCACGACCGCCGGTCCGCACCGAAAGGCACCTGA
- a CDS encoding molybdopterin-dependent oxidoreductase encodes MTSPPAPGPASPPGSLPTTSHWGAYSVRPGTGARGGPGGAPHGDLGIRPHPADPSPSPLLRNIDGALRHPTRVRRPAVRRGWLEHGPGPTDRRGREPFVEIGWDEALDLTAAELARVRDEHGPTAVFGGSYGWASAGRFHHAQSQLHRFLAQFGGYTASRNSYSLGASLVLLPHLVGAAGAQAVLRAASSWPTLVAHTELIVAFGGIPAKNVHVTPGGVTRHRTPGHLDALAAAGTRVALISPLRADLPEGLDTDWHAIVPATDTALMLGLAHTLLTENLHDRAFLDRCTTGFDTFAHYLDGRADGTPRSAEWAAAICGLDASRIRTLARRMAASRTLVTVTWSLQRIQHGEQPVWAALALAAMLGQIGLPGGGFGHGYGSMGDVGDHGPQLRLPYLPQGPNPVGEFIPCARIADLLLHPGGTYEYDGETRTYPDIRLVHWAGGNPFHHHQDLGRLRRAFGRPDTVIVHEPHWTATARHADIVLPATTTLEREDLGGGRRDTHLIAMHRAVDPVGEARDDHAILAGLAGRLGFGERFTEGRTPRAWLEHLYGSWREELRADGTDVPEFEDFWTAGDYELPSERADFTLFEDFRRDPVRHPLDTPSGRIEITSGPVAALGLADCPGHPVWLEPDEWTGGPAAGRHPLLLIANQPATRLHSQFDVGALSLDAKVAGREAVQLHPADAAARAIRDGDVVRIFNDRGAVLAGAVLTDGVRPGVLRLPTGAWFDPVPQQDPREPPLCAHGNPNTLTADVPTSRLTQGCTGQHALVEVERYTGDPPPVTVRRPPPLLDGATVPRHRHRHRPTVHPHPDRPETP; translated from the coding sequence ATGACCTCCCCGCCCGCGCCGGGTCCCGCCTCCCCGCCGGGCTCCCTGCCGACGACCTCGCACTGGGGCGCGTACAGCGTGCGCCCCGGCACGGGCGCCCGGGGCGGCCCCGGCGGCGCGCCCCACGGGGACCTCGGCATCCGGCCGCACCCGGCCGACCCCTCGCCCTCCCCGCTCCTGCGCAACATCGACGGGGCACTGCGCCACCCCACCCGGGTACGCCGCCCCGCCGTGCGCCGCGGCTGGCTCGAACACGGCCCCGGGCCCACCGACCGGCGCGGCCGGGAGCCGTTCGTCGAGATCGGCTGGGACGAGGCGCTGGACCTCACGGCCGCCGAACTCGCCCGGGTCAGGGACGAGCACGGCCCGACAGCCGTCTTCGGCGGCTCGTACGGCTGGGCCTCGGCCGGCCGGTTCCACCACGCCCAGAGCCAACTGCACCGCTTCCTCGCCCAGTTCGGCGGCTACACCGCCTCCCGCAACTCCTACAGCCTCGGCGCCTCGCTCGTCCTCCTGCCCCACCTCGTCGGAGCGGCCGGCGCCCAGGCCGTGCTGCGCGCCGCCTCCAGCTGGCCCACCCTGGTCGCGCACACCGAGCTGATCGTCGCGTTCGGCGGCATCCCCGCCAAGAACGTCCACGTCACCCCGGGCGGCGTCACCCGCCACCGCACCCCGGGGCACCTCGACGCCCTCGCCGCCGCCGGCACCCGCGTCGCCCTGATCAGCCCGCTCCGCGCCGACCTGCCCGAAGGCCTCGACACCGACTGGCACGCCATCGTCCCCGCCACCGACACGGCCCTGATGCTCGGCCTCGCCCACACCCTCCTCACCGAGAACCTGCACGACCGCGCCTTCCTCGACCGCTGCACCACCGGCTTCGACACCTTCGCCCACTACCTCGACGGCCGCGCCGACGGCACCCCCAGGAGCGCCGAGTGGGCCGCCGCGATCTGCGGCCTCGACGCCTCCCGGATCCGCACGCTCGCCCGCCGCATGGCCGCCTCCCGCACCCTGGTCACCGTCACCTGGTCCCTCCAGCGGATCCAGCACGGCGAACAACCCGTCTGGGCCGCCCTCGCGCTCGCCGCGATGCTCGGCCAGATCGGCCTGCCCGGCGGCGGGTTCGGGCACGGTTACGGCTCGATGGGCGACGTCGGCGACCACGGCCCCCAACTGCGCCTGCCGTACCTGCCCCAAGGACCCAACCCGGTGGGGGAGTTCATCCCCTGCGCCCGGATCGCCGACCTGCTGCTCCACCCCGGCGGGACCTACGAGTACGACGGCGAGACCCGTACGTACCCCGACATCAGGCTCGTCCACTGGGCCGGCGGCAACCCGTTCCACCACCACCAGGACCTCGGCCGGCTCCGCCGCGCCTTCGGCCGGCCCGACACCGTGATCGTCCACGAACCGCACTGGACCGCCACCGCCCGGCACGCCGACATCGTCCTCCCGGCCACCACCACACTGGAACGCGAGGACCTCGGCGGCGGACGCCGAGACACCCACCTCATCGCCATGCACCGCGCCGTCGACCCCGTCGGCGAGGCCAGGGACGACCACGCCATCCTCGCCGGGCTCGCCGGCCGGCTCGGCTTCGGCGAGCGCTTCACCGAGGGCCGGACCCCGCGCGCCTGGCTGGAGCACCTCTACGGATCCTGGCGCGAGGAACTGCGCGCCGACGGCACGGACGTACCGGAGTTCGAAGACTTCTGGACCGCGGGCGACTACGAACTCCCCTCGGAACGAGCGGACTTCACGCTCTTCGAGGACTTCAGGCGCGATCCCGTGCGGCACCCGCTGGACACCCCCAGCGGGCGCATCGAGATCACGTCCGGGCCCGTCGCCGCCCTGGGCCTGGCCGACTGCCCCGGCCACCCGGTCTGGCTCGAACCCGACGAGTGGACCGGCGGCCCCGCGGCCGGCCGCCACCCCCTCCTGCTGATCGCCAACCAGCCGGCCACCCGCCTCCACAGCCAGTTCGATGTCGGCGCCCTGAGCCTGGACGCCAAGGTCGCCGGACGCGAGGCCGTCCAGCTGCACCCCGCCGACGCGGCGGCCCGCGCGATCCGGGACGGCGACGTCGTCAGGATCTTCAACGACCGCGGGGCCGTGCTCGCCGGGGCCGTCCTCACCGACGGCGTACGGCCCGGGGTGCTGCGCCTGCCGACCGGCGCGTGGTTCGACCCCGTACCGCAACAAGACCCGCGAGAGCCGCCGTTGTGCGCGCACGGCAACCCCAACACCCTCACGGCCGACGTCCCCACCTCCCGCCTCACCCAGGGCTGCACCGGCCAGCACGCGCTGGTCGAGGTGGAGAGGTACACCGGCGACCCGCCACCCGTGACGGTCCGGCGACCGCCGCCCCTGCTCGACGGGGCGACCGTGCCCCGCCACCGACACCGCCACCGCCCCACCGTCCACCCGCACCCCGACCGGCCGGAGACCCCGTGA
- a CDS encoding LLM class flavin-dependent oxidoreductase, whose protein sequence is MALEFIGIAATQETSESGSRTPVAGRDGVSTQTETGQAAGPVVQPGYLRELARAHEESGFDRVLVAHSSASPDGFTVADQILTHTDRLGVLLAHRPGFVSPTLAARKYATLDAFHPGRVALHVITGGDDADQARDGDFSDKPTRYRRTDDFLDVVRKEWDSTEPFDHEGEFYRVKGGFSAVRPAAPIPVYFGGASADAVRVGGKHADVYAFWGEPLAGIAERIREVRAAAAPYGREPRFSVSLRPIPAATEEQAWERATEILRLTEERVGETSRAFHLDHSTQRGSQRLLEYAAQGDVHDKRLWTAIARTTGAAGNSTALVGSYEQVAESLLDYVSLGVSTLLIRGFSPLADARDYGTLIDLVRAGAERTGAGRLQVPA, encoded by the coding sequence ATGGCCCTCGAATTCATCGGCATCGCCGCCACCCAGGAGACCAGCGAGAGCGGCTCCCGCACCCCCGTCGCCGGCCGCGACGGGGTCTCCACCCAGACCGAGACCGGACAGGCCGCCGGCCCTGTCGTCCAGCCCGGCTACCTCCGGGAACTGGCCCGCGCCCACGAGGAGTCCGGCTTCGACCGCGTCCTCGTCGCCCACTCCTCCGCGAGCCCCGACGGCTTCACCGTCGCCGACCAGATCCTCACCCACACCGACCGGCTCGGCGTCCTGCTCGCCCACCGCCCCGGCTTCGTCTCCCCGACCCTCGCCGCCCGCAAGTACGCCACCCTCGACGCGTTCCACCCCGGCCGCGTCGCCCTCCACGTCATCACCGGAGGCGACGACGCCGACCAGGCACGCGACGGCGACTTCAGCGACAAGCCCACCCGCTACCGCCGCACCGACGACTTCCTCGACGTCGTCCGCAAGGAGTGGGACTCCACCGAACCCTTCGACCACGAGGGGGAGTTCTACCGCGTGAAGGGCGGCTTCTCCGCCGTACGCCCCGCCGCCCCCATCCCCGTCTACTTCGGAGGCGCGTCCGCGGACGCCGTCCGCGTCGGCGGCAAGCACGCCGACGTCTACGCCTTCTGGGGCGAACCGCTCGCCGGGATCGCCGAGCGCATCCGCGAGGTACGGGCCGCCGCCGCGCCGTACGGCCGCGAACCGCGCTTCAGCGTGAGCCTGCGCCCCATCCCCGCCGCCACCGAGGAGCAGGCCTGGGAACGGGCCACGGAGATCCTGCGGCTCACCGAGGAACGGGTCGGCGAGACCTCCAGGGCCTTCCACCTCGACCACTCCACCCAACGCGGCTCCCAACGGCTGCTGGAGTACGCCGCCCAGGGCGACGTCCACGACAAGCGGCTGTGGACCGCCATCGCCCGGACCACCGGCGCGGCGGGCAACTCCACCGCCCTGGTCGGCAGTTACGAACAGGTCGCCGAATCCCTCCTCGACTACGTCTCCCTCGGCGTGTCCACCCTCCTCATCCGCGGCTTCTCGCCCCTCGCCGACGCCCGCGACTACGGCACGCTCATCGACCTCGTCCGCGCCGGCGCCGAACGCACCGGAGCCGGCCGCCTCCAGGTCCCCGCATGA
- a CDS encoding ABC transporter ATP-binding protein: protein MTAVRTDENPSAPAPENRAPLLEISGLTVSYGRRATALRRAGSTRVLSGVDLTVRAGEILGIIGETGSGKTTLARATVGLVRPDAGEIGFEGRDVTRLSRRDLRGFRRTGRVQYMFQDPLRSQDPELTVRQVVAEPLASVGAATRQERARRADEALTLVGLDAGALGPRTPAQLSGGQRQRVSLARAIVTRPRLLLSDEPVSALDASNRNLVLSLLDRLRRELDLAVVVISHDLSSLAGIADRVAVLYRGRLVEQGPISEVLEHPRHPYTALLTASAPSVRREHRLLPAQLRPDPVLAAGRTPWPDDEGCVFAPRCRFAGPACREEPAAVPVPVPIPVPASGTAAPTPVETAARTAPETAARATARPTATRLPSPAGGPDPSRPHHTVACHHAATWRGGLG, encoded by the coding sequence ATGACCGCCGTCCGCACCGACGAGAACCCCTCCGCCCCCGCCCCGGAGAACCGGGCCCCGCTGCTGGAGATCAGCGGACTGACCGTCTCGTACGGCCGCCGCGCCACCGCCCTGCGCCGGGCGGGCAGCACCCGCGTCCTTTCGGGGGTCGACCTCACGGTCCGGGCGGGGGAGATCCTCGGGATCATCGGCGAGACCGGCTCGGGCAAGACGACCCTGGCCCGCGCCACCGTCGGCCTGGTGCGCCCCGACGCGGGGGAGATCGGCTTCGAGGGCCGCGACGTCACCCGGCTGAGCCGCCGGGACCTGCGGGGCTTCCGCCGCACCGGACGCGTCCAGTACATGTTCCAGGACCCGCTCCGGTCCCAGGACCCGGAGTTGACGGTACGTCAGGTCGTCGCGGAGCCCCTCGCGTCGGTCGGCGCCGCCACCCGCCAGGAGCGCGCGCGGCGGGCCGACGAGGCCCTGACTCTCGTCGGCCTCGACGCCGGGGCGCTCGGCCCGCGCACCCCGGCCCAGCTCTCCGGCGGCCAGCGCCAGCGCGTCTCGCTGGCCCGCGCCATCGTCACCCGCCCCCGGCTGCTGCTCAGCGACGAGCCGGTCAGCGCCCTCGACGCCTCCAACCGCAACCTCGTTCTGAGCCTGCTCGACCGGCTCCGCCGCGAACTGGACCTCGCCGTCGTCGTCATCTCGCACGACCTCAGCTCACTCGCGGGCATCGCCGACCGGGTCGCCGTCCTCTACCGCGGCCGGCTCGTGGAACAGGGCCCCATCAGCGAGGTCCTGGAACACCCCAGGCACCCGTACACCGCCCTGCTCACCGCCTCCGCGCCGAGCGTGCGCCGCGAACACCGGCTGCTTCCCGCGCAGTTGCGCCCCGACCCGGTCCTCGCGGCGGGACGGACGCCGTGGCCCGACGACGAGGGCTGCGTCTTCGCGCCCCGCTGCCGCTTCGCCGGCCCGGCGTGCCGGGAGGAGCCGGCCGCCGTCCCCGTCCCCGTCCCCATCCCCGTCCCCGCCTCCGGAACCGCCGCGCCGACCCCCGTCGAAACCGCCGCGCGAACCGCCCCCGAAACCGCCGCCCGGGCCACCGCTCGACCCACCGCGACGCGACTACCTTCCCCCGCAGGGGGACCCGACCCGTCCAGGCCGCACCACACCGTCGCCTGCCACCACGCCGCCACCTGGCGCGGCGGTCTCGGCTGA
- a CDS encoding ABC transporter ATP-binding protein, with translation MSAPAETLRRAVLTVDGLDVTVSGGARAVRDVSFTLGRGEAVGLVGESGSGKSLTCRSALGVLPAGCEVTAGRITLEATAATGSTSTGANGSTSTELSSLTRKQWNAVRGSRVGAVFQDPASYLNPSLTVGRQLAEQLRVGRGLARSAAHTRAVELFGAVGLHRPDEVFHQFPHELSGGMLQRVLIAIAVSCEPELLIADEATTALDVVIQAEILELLARLRAERGLALLLVTHDLAVVAESCDRILVMYAGEIVEDGPTAEVLAAPSHPYTEALLRVASLGVWGRRELDIIPGRPPEAGADLPGCRFADRCAHVTPQCTAGPVALHELGDGRRARCLRPAASGAAV, from the coding sequence ATGTCAGCACCGGCTGAGACCTTGCGGCGGGCCGTCCTGACCGTCGACGGGCTCGACGTCACCGTGTCGGGCGGCGCGCGCGCCGTGCGGGACGTGTCGTTCACGCTCGGCCGCGGCGAGGCCGTCGGCCTCGTCGGGGAGTCCGGCAGCGGCAAGAGCCTGACCTGCCGTTCCGCCCTCGGCGTGCTGCCCGCGGGCTGCGAAGTCACGGCGGGACGTATCACCTTGGAGGCCACCGCAGCCACCGGCTCCACGTCCACCGGAGCCAACGGCTCCACCTCCACCGAGCTCAGCTCCCTCACCCGCAAGCAATGGAACGCCGTCCGCGGCAGCCGCGTAGGCGCCGTGTTCCAGGACCCCGCCTCGTATCTCAACCCCTCCCTCACCGTCGGCCGCCAGCTCGCCGAACAGCTCCGCGTCGGCCGCGGACTCGCCAGGTCCGCCGCCCACACGCGCGCCGTCGAACTGTTCGGCGCCGTCGGACTGCACCGCCCCGACGAGGTGTTCCACCAGTTCCCGCACGAACTGTCCGGCGGCATGCTCCAGCGGGTCCTGATCGCGATCGCCGTCTCCTGCGAGCCCGAACTGCTCATCGCCGACGAGGCCACCACCGCCCTGGACGTCGTCATCCAGGCCGAGATCCTCGAACTGCTCGCCCGGCTCCGGGCGGAGCGCGGCCTCGCGCTGCTCCTCGTCACCCACGACCTCGCCGTCGTCGCCGAGAGCTGCGACCGCATCCTCGTCATGTACGCCGGCGAGATCGTCGAGGACGGCCCCACCGCCGAGGTGCTCGCCGCGCCCTCCCACCCCTACACCGAGGCCCTCCTGCGGGTCGCGTCCCTCGGGGTGTGGGGCCGCCGCGAGCTCGACATCATCCCGGGCCGCCCGCCGGAGGCCGGCGCGGACCTGCCCGGCTGCCGCTTCGCCGACCGCTGCGCCCACGTCACCCCGCAGTGCACCGCGGGACCCGTCGCCCTGCACGAGCTGGGTGACGGGCGCCGCGCCCGCTGCCTGCGCCCCGCCGCCTCCGGAGCCGCCGTATGA